One Solanum lycopersicum chromosome 4, SLM_r2.1 DNA window includes the following coding sequences:
- the LOC104647191 gene encoding serine carboxypeptidase-like 10 isoform X2 yields the protein MSNNSLLLLLLHLLLLQQEVTSHSLVEYLPGLQGRLPFHLETGYVGIGKDNELQLFYYFLASESEPTTNPLLIWLTGGPGCSSLSAIVNEIGPLRFAEQVYNGSLPTFELNPHALTKLASVIFLDQPVNSGFSYATNDAAYKYTDIQACEYVDEFLRKWLDDHPQFISNPFYVAGNSYSGMTIPIITQLISNRNAEGKEPLINLQGYLLGNPLTFSQEKNYHIPFSHGMGLISDELYKALEKNCKGEYTYMDPKNTRCASEVLTFNQMISNINTKRILRPNCEEDPRKMSGQRRLLGHKLISLQRGDPCAFDWRKLVKYWANDPKVQEALHVRKGIIGSWMRCRRNIFMKYGNYTITLNNVVPYHANLSTKGYRSLIYSYTRSYSNKMTYATVKGAGHTACTDKPEECFVMFKRWISDDPL from the exons ATGAGTAACAATAGTTTGttgcttcttcttctccatcttcttcttcttcaacaagaAGTTACTTCGCATTCCCTTGTTGAGTATCTTCCCGGTTTGCAAGGTCGCCTCCCGTTCCATCTAGAGACCGG GTATGTTGGTATTGGCAAAGATAATGAGTTGCaacttttttactattttttggcATCAGAATCTGAGCCTACTACTAATCCTCTTTTAATTTGGCTAACGGGTGGACCTGGTTGTTCTTCTCTTAGTGCTATTGTCAATGAAATAg GGCCATTGCGTTTTGCTGAACAAGTCTATAATGGAAGTTTGCCCACGTTCGAACTAAACCCACATGCATTGACCAAG TTAGCAAGTGTGATATTTTTGGATCAACCAGTAAACAGTGGATTCTCATATGCAACAAATGATGCTGCATACAAATACACTGATATACAAGCATGTGAATATGTTGATGAATTTCTAAGAAAG tGGCTTGATGATCATCCACAATTCATCTCAAATCCATTTTACGTTGCTGGAAACTCATATTCTGGAATGACTATTCCAATTATAACACAATTGATATCAAATA GAAATGCAGAAGGCAAAGAGCCATTGATTAATCTTCAG GGATATTTACTTGGCAATCCCTTAACGTTTTctcaagaaaagaattatcatatACCTTTTAGCCATGGCATGGGACTTATATCTGATGAGCTTTATAAG GCATTGGAGAAAAATTGTAAAGGAGAATATACATACATGGATCCCAAAAATACGAGGTGTGCAAGTGAAGTTCTAACTTTCAATCAG ATGATAAGCAACATCAATACGAAACGTATCCTAAGGCCCAATTGCGAAGAAGACCCACGTAAAATGTCGGGTCAAAGAAGATTACTTGGTCATAAACTCATCTCCTTGCAACGTGGCGACCCGTGTGCG TTTGATTGGCGTAAGCTTGTAAAGTACTGGGCTAATGACCCTAAAGTCCAAGAAGCTCTTCATGTTCGCAAG GGAATTATAGGAAGTTGGATGAGATGTAGgagaaatatatttatgaaatatggtAATTATACAATCACGTTAAATAACGTTGTACCATATCATGCAAACCTAAGTACTAAAGGTTATCGATCACTCATATACAG TTATACGAGGTCCTACTCCAACAAAATGACATATGCAACAGTGAAG ggAGCAGGACACACAGCTTGTACGGACAAGCCTGAAGAATGTTTTGTTATGTTCAAAAGATGGATAAGTGATGATCCTTTATAA
- the LOC104647191 gene encoding serine carboxypeptidase-like 10 isoform X1, translated as MSNNSLLLLLLHLLLLQQEVTSHSLVEYLPGLQGRLPFHLETGYVGIGKDNELQLFYYFLASESEPTTNPLLIWLTGGPGCSSLSAIVNEIGPLRFAEQVYNGSLPTFELNPHALTKLASVIFLDQPVNSGFSYATNDAAYKYTDIQACEYVDEFLRKWLDDHPQFISNPFYVAGNSYSGMTIPIITQLISNRNAEGKEPLINLQGYLLGNPLTFSQEKNYHIPFSHGMGLISDELYKALEKNCKGEYTYMDPKNTRCASEVLTFNQMISNINTKRILRPNCEEDPRKMSGQRRLLGHKLISLQRGDPCAFDWRKLVKYWANDPKVQEALHVRKGIIGSWMRCRRNIFMKYGNYTITLNNVVPYHANLSTKGYRSLIYSGDHDYMVPFQSTQAWIKSLNYTIDDDWRPWNVNNQVSGYTRSYSNKMTYATVKGAGHTACTDKPEECFVMFKRWISDDPL; from the exons ATGAGTAACAATAGTTTGttgcttcttcttctccatcttcttcttcttcaacaagaAGTTACTTCGCATTCCCTTGTTGAGTATCTTCCCGGTTTGCAAGGTCGCCTCCCGTTCCATCTAGAGACCGG GTATGTTGGTATTGGCAAAGATAATGAGTTGCaacttttttactattttttggcATCAGAATCTGAGCCTACTACTAATCCTCTTTTAATTTGGCTAACGGGTGGACCTGGTTGTTCTTCTCTTAGTGCTATTGTCAATGAAATAg GGCCATTGCGTTTTGCTGAACAAGTCTATAATGGAAGTTTGCCCACGTTCGAACTAAACCCACATGCATTGACCAAG TTAGCAAGTGTGATATTTTTGGATCAACCAGTAAACAGTGGATTCTCATATGCAACAAATGATGCTGCATACAAATACACTGATATACAAGCATGTGAATATGTTGATGAATTTCTAAGAAAG tGGCTTGATGATCATCCACAATTCATCTCAAATCCATTTTACGTTGCTGGAAACTCATATTCTGGAATGACTATTCCAATTATAACACAATTGATATCAAATA GAAATGCAGAAGGCAAAGAGCCATTGATTAATCTTCAG GGATATTTACTTGGCAATCCCTTAACGTTTTctcaagaaaagaattatcatatACCTTTTAGCCATGGCATGGGACTTATATCTGATGAGCTTTATAAG GCATTGGAGAAAAATTGTAAAGGAGAATATACATACATGGATCCCAAAAATACGAGGTGTGCAAGTGAAGTTCTAACTTTCAATCAG ATGATAAGCAACATCAATACGAAACGTATCCTAAGGCCCAATTGCGAAGAAGACCCACGTAAAATGTCGGGTCAAAGAAGATTACTTGGTCATAAACTCATCTCCTTGCAACGTGGCGACCCGTGTGCG TTTGATTGGCGTAAGCTTGTAAAGTACTGGGCTAATGACCCTAAAGTCCAAGAAGCTCTTCATGTTCGCAAG GGAATTATAGGAAGTTGGATGAGATGTAGgagaaatatatttatgaaatatggtAATTATACAATCACGTTAAATAACGTTGTACCATATCATGCAAACCTAAGTACTAAAGGTTATCGATCACTCATATACAG TGGCGATCATGACTATATGGTACCTTTTCAATCGACCCAAGCATGGATAAAGTCTCTAAACTATACTATTGATGATGATTGGCGCCCATGGAACGTAAATAATCAAGTTTCTGG TTATACGAGGTCCTACTCCAACAAAATGACATATGCAACAGTGAAG ggAGCAGGACACACAGCTTGTACGGACAAGCCTGAAGAATGTTTTGTTATGTTCAAAAGATGGATAAGTGATGATCCTTTATAA